In a genomic window of Gossypium arboreum isolate Shixiya-1 unplaced genomic scaffold, ASM2569848v2 Contig00763, whole genome shotgun sequence:
- the LOC128279221 gene encoding serine carboxypeptidase 1-like: protein MKRVAYTWMLLFMCLLGHLIIYGEANEAEALDNFLKSRLSKKPSPVVHSWAWLNEKTGNIYPNYIQPQDGSMETDKIGALPGQPNGVDFNHYSGYVTVDSKAGRALFYYFVESPDNSSTNPLVLWLNG from the coding sequence ATGAAAAGGGTGGCATATACATGGATGCTACTCTTCATGTGCCTTTTGGGGCATCTCATAATATATGGAGAAGCTAATGAGGCAGAAGCCCTTGATAACTTTCTCAAGTCCAGATTGTCAAAGAAACCATCTCCGGTGGTGCATTCTTGGGCATGGTTGAATGAGAAAACTGGGAATATTTATCCTAATTATATTCAGCCTCAAGATGGATCCATGGAGACTGATAAAATCGGTGCATTGCCTGGTCAACCTAATGGTGTTGATTTCAACCATTATTCAGGATATGTGACTGTTGATTCTAAGGCTGGTAGAGCACTTTTCTACTATTTTGTCGAGTCCCCCGACAACTCTTCCACAAATCCATTGGTTTTATGGCTCAATGGAG